The genomic DNA CTTTAATTTATGTATATTTAGGGTTCTAGTCCTCCACATGATTCTTTGTTTTTTGCCCATCGTAAGACCTCTTGTAGTCTGTCCCCCGGACATTAAGCATCTCGaatttagtaattattcttttaaaaagtcaactattacaattttcaatgtattcAATATACAACTTTTCCTTAAAAACTTACCATTTAAAGTGTTTAAAGAGTGCTCTGacggcactcgttaacatttcctttaattaaattctatttatataaaaattaataaaagtaaaacaatACGAGTAACTTTTTTTCATACATTTATTGTTTTAGTGGTGGTCTGGATTTGAACCCCAAACCTTacatattattatgcattgttcatacaaactgagttaagctcacgtgAACATTCATACATTTATTTAGCCCTATATTAAGGATTTCATTTGTATACCttacaaaattagtttacatttgctttcaatcaaatcactatATGACGTTGTATTTTGAGGTGAAGTCCTAAAATAtatctataaatatttaattgacATGATTTCATTAGATGCAAACTTGACAAAGTTTTACCTCTCCATTAGATGCAAGCTTGACAAAGTTTTACCTCAGTACAACAATTAATCTTCCATGCTACAATAGAggaaatacacaattttttctatCATCGACTAAGTGATCAATAAACTTCATCAAAAGATAaattgttcaaatttttttgaatttaattgatgggatgaacaattttttgttacaactgAACTCCAAATTACCAATTCCCTTTTCTTAGAAACCAAAGTGTTGACACgcatttttttatcatcaattaACACACATATGAATGTTAATTCCTACTAATCTTTTAGACAACTTTAAAGTGAACCGtcgattaaattttttttattacatttttttagacaaaattatCCATGTATATATCATAGGAAATTTGAAAACTAATTATCCTttagttgaatttttttcctactaatttaatataatttttaaaaaatttaaaaaacataaaataccaACTAGACGAACAATGTTTATGCCGATAATACCAATGTTAAGTACATGAATCTTAGATCaactgataaaaaaaagttcaagatttATAAGTTGAATGCTATGATCGagattcaaaccctaacccCTCTACTTATGCGTgtaagtttttaaaatttattactaTATTTCATGTCTTTTCTTGTGTTAACCATATGAGTCTCAAACGAATGAGTCACAATACAATCATAAtctgataaaaaattgtttcaccTAAGAATCAAACTCAGATCGTCTAGaataattatttgatattcATTAACCATTCAACTAgaatcaatttatttatattttgtctATCTTATAATGTTAAAttcaaccaaaaaataatatccTAACAAAgatcaacaataataaaataaataaaaataaaataataatagcaCCACttgcaaaaaaaacaaatataaataaatcccAATGTTAAGAGAttaggttgttgttgttctcaCTCACTCTCTCTTCTTCATCCTCCTTGCGGCTAGGGTTTTTCACTCTCTCTTTCAATCCTCTCAATTCTCTTTATACCCTTTTGATCTGAATCTTTGTATTATGGATTTCATCTCTTGTTAACATTAATCatcaaaaaaatccaaaaaaaaaaaagaataacaaagggttattgttgattttgtgaaatCGTTTGAAAATGGCGACAATTAACCCTTTTGATTTGTTGGGTGATGATGCTGAAGACCCTTCACAGTTGATTGCTGCTGAGCAACAGAAAGCGGCGGCTGCAGCGGCGGCGGCGCCCAAGAAGGGGCTGGACCAAGGCAAACAAACTGGTGCTGCCAAGAAGCCCGCTCAGTTACCTTCCAAACCACTTCCCCCTTCTCAGGCTGGTcagttttcaatttcatttccaTAAAGTTTTAATCTTTATTAGTTTCACGTTTTTGTGTAATGTAAAAATTGATgcttttttcatttaatttattgggttttatttgatttttttattatttgcttttacaTAATGTGGGTTTTGATTATTTGTTGATTTATTCTATTTGTTGATTGTGTTTGATGTTTTGACTTTTGACCAATttgggttttagggttttgtgtttaATGATTGATGCTTTTTTCATtcagttttgattatttgttgTTAATTCTGTTTGatgtttggaatttttttatcaatttgtaTGTTTAGGTCATGAAGATTGATGTTGTTTTAATGAGTTTGATGTGATTTATTATATACTTCCAGAAAATGCGGGGTTTGGatgatttatttatgatttattctttttgttgatagTGTTTGATGTATGGACTTTTGACCAATTTGTGTTTTAGGGCTTAATGTATTGGTTGATTTATTAGTGTCAATGATTGGTTTAGGTAATGTGTGAGAGAGATTGTTATTGAATCTGATGACATAAGTGTTGTTTGTGTTCACGTGTTTGTGTGTTGTTGAACATACTTTTTTATCTGATGTGTAATTGAAAcctaggttgttgttgttttactACTTTAGTCCATGGCTATTTGAAAAGTAAGGTTTCTTTGTTGAGAGGCAATAAATGCAaaagaaaattggtttaattttGTGATAACCAGAATTGGAAGATGAAATTGTTCTGTATTGCTTTGTTGATGTATTTATTCATTCCTTTTGTGTTAGTTAACTTTTTGTTGGAATTTGATGAGATGTTACATTGATTGTTAAATTGTGATTATGTAGATGATGTTTCTTGTGTTGTTTCCCTTCTATGCTGATATTTTTCTTTCCTGTGCTATTGATAGTGAGGGAGTCCAGAAATGAGCCATCTCGTGGGGGCCGTGGAGGTGGACGTGGATTTGGACGTGGTCGCGGTGATGGTGGCTTTCGTCGTGATTTCTCCAATGATGACAACTCATTGCCTGCTCCTCCTGCCAATCAAGGTTCTTTTGAAGGAGATTCTGCAAATCCCACTGAGAGACGTGGGTATGGTGCACCCCGTACTCCTTATCGTGTTGGCGGTGGCCCTGAACGTCGTGGAGGTTTTAGCAATGGTGAAGCTGGTGAAGGACGCCCACGAAGGACATTTGATCGCCACAGTGGAACTGGACGAGGGTAACATTGACATACTATTCCTTATTAGTgatttttcttcaacttattTTCCTATATTTGTTGATATCAACTGTTCAATTTGCAGTGGTGGATTTAAACGTGAAGGCGCTGGACGAGGCAATTGGGGAACTCAATCTGATGAAATTGCTCAGTAAGCATATAATCAATTGTTTATCTGATTTGTAattgttttattgaaaattaagttctGAGCAtgttttattgttaattttgtGTAGGGTGACTGACGAAGTGGCAAATGAAACTGAAAAGAATGTTGCTGAGGACAAGCCTGTTGGCGAGGAAGATGCAGCAGCAGCTGATGGAAACAAGGAAACTCCTGCTCCCGAAGCTGAAGAAAAGGAGCCTGAGGATAAGGTGAATGACCGACTCAATTAACGTTTTCTCCAATTGTCTTGAATTTACAACTGCTACTAATTTTCTGCATCTCATGATCACGAGATGAACGGATTTGTCATGTGATTGAATGataaatcattcaaaattaaattcagCTTCGGTTGTCTGTTAAGTGAATCTTGCTGAATTGTTTGGGTTGCTTTATTCTAAAAAAGAATTGCTTAGTCGGTGTGAATTGATGATTTTGTCCTTTATTGgatcactttttaaattttgtttaaaagttTGTGACTGagattgtatttattatttttattttatgctttctgaattattgttttatatttgaaaCTTGTAATATTGTATATGCTTTTGTTTGTCGTTCTGCTGATCTGAACTTGAACTGTGTGATACAGGAGATGACACTGGAAGAATATGAGAAAGTGCTGGAGGAGAAAAGGAAAGCCCTGAATGTTAAGACTGATGGAGGAAGAAAGGTGGATACCAAGGAGTTTGAATCCTTGAAGCCTCTGTCATGCAAGAAAGAGAATGACGAGATCTTTGCCAAACTGGTTAGTTTTTTATATCCTTCTTTTACTCCCAATTTGCAGttccaagttttttttagtgatGATGTCCATAAATGTATTtacattttccaattttcaattttctccTCAGGGATCTGACAAGGACAGGCGCAAAGATGCTATTGAGAAGGAGAAGGCAAGGAAGGTATGAACTATGTTATATTACCGTTTTCATTTGTGATTTTAAGTGTTTGAAATATGTTAATAGTGGATATATGAGATGATATAATGCAAGGATAAACATCCATTCCGTTCGTTGAAGAACTCTAAAACTGATCTTTTAACTTTTATATCCTGTACAAAGATCATAGTTATCTGCATTGTATTGTCCTTGacatatattttatgttatcCTCCTTGTTGATATTTGTGCTCCTACTTTCTTGCAATTGTTGCTGTTTTGGTTGTTCCACTGAAgttaaaaccattttccaacttTTCAAgtgatttgtttcaaattaaaatggttataatacatgtttcattttattttaaaatcggTAGATTACAATGTGATGTGTCTGTTTATATACCTTTTTATGAAATACCAATTTACCCTTCCTTGGTTTTTCACTCTGGAGTTGGTTTTTATGTTACTTGTAGAAACTCTTGGTACTTTTCTCTAATTTGTTAAGTCACACCCACATTGTAGTCTTTTTTCGTTTGTTGGTGATTATGGCATCGCTGTCTTGATTTAGTTGTTTTGCTTTTGTTATTGATTATGCAACaatgtctttattttctttgatcaTATACATCTTTTCACATAACTAATGTTCTGTCATTTATTGGACTTGATATTGTTAGGCCCTGAGCATTAACGAGTTTCTGAAGCCTGCTGAAGGAGAGAAGTACTACAACCCAGGTGGACGTGGCGGTCGTGGTGGACGTGGTGGCCGTGGTGGTTCAAGGGGAGGAGGTGGTTATGGTGGAAATGCATATGGCAATGTCTCAGCCCCATCTATTGAGGACCCTGGGCAATTCCCAACCTTGGGTGGTGGTAAGTGAGATATTTCAGTACCATTTCCCCTATCCCCCCTTTATTTACCTTCAATTTTGGGTTCTCTCTGATTTGAACTTCTTAAGACAAAAACTTTGgtaattgaattttattattatcagtTAGAAGATCggttattaacttttttttgttgtaaatttaGGTTGTCCTTACGGTCCCTTTTACCTTTGTAACCTTTTCATTTATTATGTTTTGCTGTTTTAATGTGTTTTGACATTCTAGGGGGTTATATGGTGGTGGATAAGACAAATGTTTTCAGTTTCGTTTTATTTTATAGATTGAATGAATTCTCAGTTTTGTTataagtttttcaaatatatccGAGCTTAATGTATGTTGGATTCAACGAAACTTTTTACGGAGAGATGCATTATATGATAAATGCGTTAGCCCAAGAGTTCTTGGATGAGATGACCCGGGTTTCTTTCCTCTCTAACTAGGGGTCCTTTGTTCGATTATCGTTTTTACGACAGAGTGGTTCCAGCAAATCTCTGCCTTCGTCTTTTCTTAAACAAATGctttaaattgaaattatttttcagCACTATTCTTGAATTTCACCAAATTATAAGCACTTTTTTAACCTTAAACATTGGATTTAAACAGAGGAACGTGTTAGGTATGGTAACCAATCAAGTTGCGCCCGAAGGGActaaatttgtttgtttgatgttttatttgtttcGTAAGTATTCGACAGATATTGAATAATAGGGTCAATGCCACCTAATCCTTCAGAGAAGACCAAATGCAATGAAACATTGTACTTGATTCCTATAATACATGTTTAAAATAACTGCTTTGATGGTCAGGAATCATTGTACTCATTTCCTGGAATGCATGTTTTCGATAGACAAAAATATTCCTTTTGGATTTCGCCCTTTATGAGATGTAAAATTGTATATCGAATGAATGATATATATAGTTAAAGTGACTATTTTTATGACAACTTCAAGAATGAATTTGTTTACCTCctaaaaaacaaacacatgttcgtttttttttgttatacttTTGCTTTTCCACGTATCACATTATGAAGATGTTTGTGTTctactttttaaataaaacaagaatTGTATTTTGAGACCTTGATTTTGACAACGTTTTTAAAACTACGTGGAGATGCTGGCATGAATTTTAATACAGAAAAACAAAGTCAGCGTCTTTCAGTTGGCGATTGTGTTGTTTCACAAAACCTAATAGAGTTGCAAATTCAGATTATACTCAAGGACCAAGCAGTCCAAACTAAGATTTTAGTTCTCAAAATTTTGAACTAATAATACAATGAGAATCTAACTTAATTATAAATAGAGCGGTGCTATATGGTACGAGAGGCCATATAGCACGACAATGCACgacaaaacaaatttgaatgtaaaagttgattttagcgCTATTAACCTTATTTAGTAGCTgttcaagaaaaaaattctgtagataattttattgattaagttgttttaattctttttttttcttcttcaaatccattatttatttatttttggattcatTTTGATCATTTAAATATGATAGAAAGGAATAGG from Medicago truncatula cultivar Jemalong A17 chromosome 8, MtrunA17r5.0-ANR, whole genome shotgun sequence includes the following:
- the LOC25500060 gene encoding RGG repeats nuclear RNA binding protein A; its protein translation is MATINPFDLLGDDAEDPSQLIAAEQQKAAAAAAAAPKKGLDQGKQTGAAKKPAQLPSKPLPPSQAVRESRNEPSRGGRGGGRGFGRGRGDGGFRRDFSNDDNSLPAPPANQGSFEGDSANPTERRGYGAPRTPYRVGGGPERRGGFSNGEAGEGRPRRTFDRHSGTGRGGGFKREGAGRGNWGTQSDEIAQVTDEVANETEKNVAEDKPVGEEDAAAADGNKETPAPEAEEKEPEDKEMTLEEYEKVLEEKRKALNVKTDGGRKVDTKEFESLKPLSCKKENDEIFAKLGSDKDRRKDAIEKEKARKALSINEFLKPAEGEKYYNPGGRGGRGGRGGRGGSRGGGGYGGNAYGNVSAPSIEDPGQFPTLGGGK